The proteins below are encoded in one region of Triticum aestivum cultivar Chinese Spring chromosome 1B, IWGSC CS RefSeq v2.1, whole genome shotgun sequence:
- the LOC123099143 gene encoding uncharacterized protein translates to MTFRIKVHGVEMLNPVVIQFVVTLTTSLMVTRFVLDALRHRSTGNGMRRTLIILDPVTQALTVYSLGIMQRHSDKDYYYKVWAVLLVTLRYSVKIGRPAGIALKQTPLVDLMSSFWAANILHSKAPKILKVTGWLLWSVNSLRIIHGFVSSEFANNSHRENLKLLTEYMRHEHKAGGACADGDPSTMKGYRYLVRGETKKWKKKETGGQARDGDMAGESENIRSLLQALGDKDKEVLTLEKIWEEPAESPDALDKELKDLCLSFALYKLLRRRFFNFVIHEAELKRTRQLVLEGILGDSTTTAERAFRVSEAEVSFLNDFFNSRHAIIFAKGFPFIRLLLSTILIGGIGGMAVAIYNFSKVGTRDELGNVHGGVTFTWFLLSFLFVKETWEIATYVFSDWTKIILLCQYVQKPWWLRSSVTNALVRKLCRLSVPWLPRWHRTVGQCNILFPSRSVYPTWFFFLPRHSTDFVDLSPNVKHTVINCLRDCLAEDPTGLDTYLERALDKVKETQNFHDFRKNVREAVKEVEDCVHILLVWHIATCYCEIHLLDKTRRVKINIFSSGRDLGRHRPSEGEPNLLWSHYMVARTLSQYCAYVLTLVPPLVPGNSLMATSVLEKVLEEKSHLFVTRFYSWVPCYRSTRMLEKLRKYASEEKQGEEKQNDQEGDEENQDGKEEEI, encoded by the coding sequence ATGACGTTCAGAATCAAGGTACACGGTGTTGAAATGCTCAACCCCGTCGTCATCCAATTTGTCGTCACCCTCACTACCTCGCTCATGGTGACCCGATTTGTGCTGGATGCTTTGCGGCATCGGTCAACAGGCAATGGCATGAGAAGGACACTGATCATTTTGGACCCAGTAACCCAAGCATTGACCGTATACAGTCTTGGGATCATGCAACGCCACTCCGATAAGGACTACTACTACAAGGTGTGGGCTGTGCTGTTGGTCACCCTCCGTTACAGCGTGAAGATAGGCCGCCCGGCCGGCATCGCCCTGAAGCAAACCCCGTTGGTCGATCTGATGTCCTCCTTCTGGGCTGCCAACATCCTTCACTCTAAGGCACCCAAGATTCTCAAGGTAACTGGTTGGCTGCTTTGGTCAGTCAACTCTTTACGCATCATCCATGGTTTTGTCTCCTCAGAGTTCGCCAATAATAGCCACAGAGAAAATTTGAAGTTATTAACAGAGTACATGCGTCATGAGCATAAAGCGGGTGGTGCTTGTGCTGATGGTGACCCTAGCACAATGAAAGGGTACAGGTACTTGGTGCGAGGTGAAACCAAGAaatggaagaagaaagaaaccgGCGGACAAGCAAGAGATGGTGATATGGCCGGGGAAAGTGAGAATATCAGGAGTCTCTTGCAGGCGTTGGGAGATAAGGACAAGGAGGTCCTGACGCTTGAGAAGATCTGGGAGGAGCCGGCTGAGTCGCCCGACGCCCTTGACAAGGAGCTCAAGGACCTCTGCCTCTCCTTTGCACTCTACAAGCTCCTTCGCAGGCGTTTCTTCAACTTCGTCATCCACGAGGCCGAGCTGAAAAGGACGAGACAGCTGGTCCTTGAGGGGATCCTTGGTGACTCAACGACCACGGCCGAAAGGGCGTTCCGTGTCAGCGAGGCCGAGGTGTCATTCCTCAATGACTTCTTCAACAGCAGGCATGCCATAATATTTGCAAAAGGCTTTCCGTTCATCCGGCTCCTGCTATCCACCATTTTGATAGGGGGGATCGGAGGCATGGCGGTTGCTATCTATAACTTCTCCAAGGTTGGTACAAGAGACGAGCTCGGCAATGTTCATGGCGGAGTAACTTTCACATGGTTTCTCCTGTCGTTTCTTTTTGTAAAAGAGACATGGGAGATCGCAACTTACGTGTTCTCAGACTGGACCAAGATAATTTTGTTGTGCCAGTACGTGCAGAAGCCATGGTGGCTGCGAAGCTCGGTGACCAATGCTCTTGTGCGGAAGCTCTGTAGGCTCTCTGTGCCCTGGTTGCCAAGATGGCACCGTACGGTCGGCCAATGCAACATTCTCTTCCCCTCCCGTTCTGTCTATCCCACCTGGTTTTTCTTTCTACCAAGACATTCTACAGACTTCGTCGATCTGTCCCCGAATGTGAAACATACTGTGATCAACTGCCTTAGAGACTGCTTGGCCGAGGATCCCACGGGGCTGGACACTTACCTTGAGCGAGCATTAGACAAAGTCAAGGAAACTCAGAATTTTCATGATTTTCGCAAAAATGTCAGGGAAGCTGTAAAGGAAGTGGAGGACTGTGTTCACATTCTGCTGGTTTGGCATATTGCTACATGCTACTGCGAGATTCATCTTCTCGATAAAACAAGAAGGGTGAAAATCAATATATTTTCGAGTGGGCGAGACTTGGGCAGGCACAGACCTTCGGAGGGCGAACCAAATCTTTTGTGGTCTCATTACATGGTGGCTAGAACATTGTCGCAGTACTGTGCGTATGTGCTCACACTGGTTCCTCCTCTAGTGCCTGGGAACAGCCTAATGGCCACGTCGGTGCTGGAAAAGGTTCTTGAAGAAAAAAGTCACCTTTTCGTCACAAGATTTTACTCCTGGGTCCCTTGTTATCGGTCCACCCGGATGCTTGAAAAACTCAGGAAATATGCATCAGAGGAAAAACAGGGCGAGGAAAAACAGAACGACCAAGAAGGGGACGAGGAAAACCAGGATGGGAAAGAAGAGGAAATCTAG